The region AAGAATATTTTTAATTTTAGCTTGAATAGATTTGTTTTGATTGTAAATTTTAATGTTTCCTTGCCATCTGCCTTCTGCAATATATATACCTAAAAAATAAGCAAGATCAGCATCTAATGACCATGGAATTTTGATAGGAACACAAACAACATTGTTTTTACCCTTGTATTGATAATACCTTGGAGTAATGTCTGTGTTAAGTATAGATTTTAATTCATTTACATAACTGTCATTTGAAGTTAATACTCTTGCAAGCCCTACCCAACATCCTTCTGTAAGCTCTTCGCTTGGTTTGAAAATTAGTTTGTTATCTTTAATAGAAAGTATAGGGTGTTCTCCTGAAACAATAACTTCTGCGCCAGAATAGGTCTTTATTTGCAGACCCTTTTTCCGCTTTCCTTTATAAAGCCGTAGAATTCTTTGTGAAACTATTTTTCCTTCTTTGTTAAGAGCATGAACTTTGATTTCTTTTTTAGGAAGCGTATAGAGTTCATCGTTGCTCGTAAGAAGAACATCCTTGCTTATTAGATTCTGAAATAAATTCTCTGCTGAAATAGGACCAAGCGTTGTAGATAGTAAGGTATCTTTACCAACACATTTTCCCGTCCCCGGTTCTCCAATAAGAAAAACATGCCTTCTTTGGGAAGCTGCCTTTTTAATAACATTGGCTGCATGCTCTTGACCAACTACCTGGTCAATCATCTTTTGATTAATTTTAATGTCCTTTGTATTGTTAAAATTCAAAGGATCCTGCTCTTTTTTCATACGGTTTTTCCTTAGCTTATAACTTTAAAAATGTTTTGCTTAACAGGTGTTATTGAAAAGCTCTCTTTGCAAAGCAAAGGTTGCCATCGGCTCAGCTTTGGCGTAGTTCATAGATAGTACTTTTCTCTCTGGCACTCCGAAAAGTACTCGAATTTAATTTCAATCAGCTTCGCAGTATTGATGGCAACATCAAGCTTTTCAATAACGTGGCTTAACGTTAGAAAGTAACTACCAGTCGAATACGATTTTTTCACTGGTGCGGAATAAAAGCAAAACATTTATATACAACATTGGCTTGTCTAAATCCAAGATTATAAGCGTCAAATAATTAAGGAGACAAAGGGGTTACCATGAAAAAATTATTTGAAAAGATGCGACAGACATTTTCAGGAAAAAGCAAAGACGATGATGTTGACACTGATTATGTAGAAGAAGAATATGTTGAACTTGACAATGTTTCTTCTGATGATAAACATTCTAAAGTGATTGTACGACCATTTGTTATTAATGATTTTTCAGATGTAAAACCTATTCTTGATGCTATGAGGCAAGGATACACTATAGGATTAATCAATATCAAGCCGTTAAAAAGCAAAGATCTTGTTGAATTAAAACGTGCTATTAACAAAATAAAGAAAACCTGTGATGCAATCAATGGAGATATTGCAGGCTTCGGCGATGATTATTTAGTTGTTGCGCCATCATTTGCAGAAATCTATCGTTCTAAAGACACTACTGAACCAGAAACAAGTGATGATGAATAGATACTATAATTTCTTAAAATTATTTATTCACAAACTTTTTAAACCTTTTTGTGTTTTAGGACTGCATGGATGAAACACCTGATGTTTTGGAAGGACAGAAATGCCCGATGTGCATGAAGGATACGCTTACCTTGACTGAAGCTGATCGGGATATTCCTTATTTTGGCAAAGTGTATATTTTTTCCATGTCCTGTTCTGAATGTAAGTATCATAAAGCAGACTTAGAATGCGAAAAAAATGAGCCTGCGAAATATACCTTTGAAATTTCTTCTGAAGCTGATTTAAATGTTCGTGTTGTTAAAAGCAGCACTGCAACGGTTAAAATACCGCGAATTATGGACATTGAACCAGGAACTGCGGCAAATGGGTATGTTACTAATGTTGAAGGTATTTTGAATAGAGTTAAAGTAATGTTAGAAAAAGCGCGTGATTTTGCTGAAGACGATGAAGATCGGCGAAAAGCAAAGAGTATGCTCAAAAAGATACAGGATGTTATGTGGGGACATGATAAGATTACTATTACCATTGAAGATCCTGAGGGTAATTCATGCATTATTTCTGATAAAGTTGTTAAAAGCAAGTTGAAGTTTAAGGCCGTTAAAGAATAATATAT is a window of Candidatus Woesearchaeota archaeon DNA encoding:
- a CDS encoding ZPR1 zinc finger domain-containing protein, whose product is MDETPDVLEGQKCPMCMKDTLTLTEADRDIPYFGKVYIFSMSCSECKYHKADLECEKNEPAKYTFEISSEADLNVRVVKSSTATVKIPRIMDIEPGTAANGYVTNVEGILNRVKVMLEKARDFAEDDEDRRKAKSMLKKIQDVMWGHDKITITIEDPEGNSCIISDKVVKSKLKFKAVKE
- the sepF gene encoding cell division protein SepF, whose amino-acid sequence is MKKLFEKMRQTFSGKSKDDDVDTDYVEEEYVELDNVSSDDKHSKVIVRPFVINDFSDVKPILDAMRQGYTIGLINIKPLKSKDLVELKRAINKIKKTCDAINGDIAGFGDDYLVVAPSFAEIYRSKDTTEPETSDDE